Below is a genomic region from Cloeon dipterum chromosome 2, ieCloDipt1.1, whole genome shotgun sequence.
atgtatttatgtGTTTGTATGAATGTGTTTATGCATTTTTCACGTGCAATTAAGTAATAACATGCATTACTGTGCATATGAAAGTACATAAGTACATAcattatgcatttttttggcaatttcgcattcaaatttatgtGAAAATGTGTGCATGTAAGGATGTGAACATGCATGcaattttgcatgaaaaaatgGTGAACTGGATATTTAcataatattgatattttccaAGCCAGTTATAATTGTTTgtgcattaattttcagtcaaaaATGGAAAGAGAGCCAGTTCAGGACCAGGCTGCGTCCGAAAAAGACCAGTTTGTCATTGCCGCAAGTAAGTTGAATATTACTTGGTTTTAAGTTGAAATTCGTccaattgttatttaatttgtcactCCGGTCGCATGTATTATCTCTGTTCTCATTTGGCCAACAGATGAGCTTCTGGAGCCCAATTATTTCGAGGTGGTAATTGACCAAGGTGACGTTGCAGGTGATGGCACGATGGAAGGTGGTCAAGGTacttgtattattattaatttaaatatgcatCTCAAGGGTTTGGTTTAGGTGCAGTCGATTGCGCAGATCCGTTGGATGATCCCAACCCCGATGCTGCTGCCCTGCAAGACTTTGATCCGTTCATCGACTCACCGCCATCGGAATGCCGCAACAGTCCAGTCCTCGCGCCCGCGAAAATTGATGACTCTCGCAAATGGGCTTGTAAGTTACTtgcatttgatttaattcaaagGCGGCAATTCaatattcatatattttttccagctcTTGAAATAAAGATTGCAGACAATGAAATTCAACGCATTGTCATCCAGAAGAAGATTGCGGATCTCGAACAACGGATTGAGGTGCTCAAGAAGGAAAATGAGGCTTCAAAGAAGATTGTAGCATCAGCATCAAGCGCCAATTCGACAACACCTAGCGCGAGTCAGGTCGTGTCGGTGCACTCGCTGGAGAGTGCGATTGCGAAACAAGTGGCCCTAGTCGAGGACCCATACATGTGagtagtaaaaaataacttgCTAAACGGTTAATTCTAATCGTTGTCCTAGGCTGAACATGTTGCGCATCGAGCAGCGGGTGACTAATGAGGGTTGGGAGAACGTGCTGCTGGTGAATCCAAACGTCCGTGTAAATGTGTGATACACcgggaattaatttattgcacgtATCACTTCTGATTTTTGTTACAGACCCAATCCGGAGTGAAGGCCGGCAGTATTGCGATCACTGATGACGACCTGGAACTTTGCTTCAAGGACGGAAGGCAATCATTCTTCTCGTGCCTGCGCCGCGTTACTCTCACCATCTTCCGAATGGAAGTTATGAAGTACTACAGCTTGCAAGGCACCAAAGGGACAGCGAAACGCAAACCCACCATGCACCTGCCAGACAGCTGCTTGTTGCAGTTCACTGGTACAATCTTGTTGTTCTTTCCGATGTTCCTCTTATTCCACATACATTTTTCCAGAGCTGGCCTACCAGATTGCCATCCGTATGAAGGGCAAGTGGCgcaattccaagaaagccaatGCCAACGTCATCGACACTGATGTCGTTGCCAGGAGGGTCCTCTCAAACATGCTCTGCGAGCGACGGCCAACTTACCAGCAGGAGGGTGATGCCAACAACGTAAGTTCATCCGAAGACGCCGCTCTGGCTGATTCCGTTTTGTAAGCCAATCGGATGGAAAGTAATACGAACAGTTGTTTCTTTTGTAAGATATTCAAATAAAGTCCAAAAAATTTGTCACATTCATAGAACATTTCATTGACAtccattgttttaattgtaaaaatatttaaattaaacaggaATGCCATAATGTAAAATTCATTCCGTTCTGCCTAACTTGGTGCAAGAGCTGTTGACCAGAATCAAAGTGAATGTCCTCCAACCTCGATTTCCATTCTCTCAGCACTTTTACTCCactaaaagccaaaattttgcaaaatctggtgCGGGTTCTGTGCAGTACCTTGCCAATCCGATGCCAAACATGTGCAGATCTAGTGCCATTTGACTGCCAGATTTCACTGCGGGTCTTGTGCGGACGCGATAAAAATCGAGATTGGTGCGATTTAAGTGCAAATGCGATGCAGAACAAGTGCAGAAACAATGCCAATGCAGTGCAAGAATCTGACAACGAGACCAGAATCAGGCAACCAGTAAGCATATGGAAAGACActcgatttattttctccgGAGTGATAGCCTTGCACCGCAAAAGCATTGATTCTGGCACTCAAAAGGCACATGATCTGCACCCGTTTGGCAACGAAATGGCACCAGTTCTGCACAGAACCATTGCAAAGTCATGTTCCTGCACTGGATAAGCCGTGATTCTGGCACTCATATGGCACAGCATGTGCACCCGTTTTGCATTGAACTGGCACCTGTTCTGCACAAAACATGCACAATGGCCATGGTGCCATGTTGCGGAAAATTGTCCATCGGCCACTTTTGCTTCGGGGGGTTTAGCCACGCTGCTTCTCACAGGGAAGCAGCGTTTTCACTCGGATCACGTGACTGAAGAGGCCGATGGACAGGGCGATTTTGAAGTGTAGACCACCAGAAAATTTTCCACGGCACGCGGCAATTTCCCTTGTGCAGGAATTGTCCAATACTGGTACCAATCCGATGCCAAACATGTGCAGATCAAGTGCCATTTGACTGCCAGATTTTACTGCAGGTGATGTGCGGACGCGATTAAAATCGAGATTGGTGCGAGTAAAGTGCAAATGCGATGCAGAACAAGTGCAGAAACAATGCCAATGCAGTGCAAGAATCTGACAACGAGACCAGAATCAGGCAACCAGTAAGCATATGGAAAGACActcgatttattttctccgGAGTGACAGCCTTGCACCGCTTAAGCATTGATTCTGGCACTCAAATGGCACATGAATTGCACCCGTTTGGCATCGAAATGGCACCAGTTCTGCACAGAACCATTGCAAAGTCATGTTCCTGCACTGGATAAGCCGTGATTCTGGCACTCAAATGGCACAGCATGTGCACCAGTTttgcactgcactggcacctGTTCTGCACAAATTACGCACAAAACAATCATTCGCGGTGCTCTGTTGATCGCTTTTATTTCTACCATGAGGCCGATCGGTTCTTTTGCCCGATTTGGGAAAAACTTCTGTAAGATAGTGAGCGCAGAAGAAGACCTGGCATTCAAATGTCCAGATATATACCACGTCACAGTGCTGGAGttagtattttttcattaatcattCCGATATCTAAAACAGTGTGTCTCCTCACAGACGCATACAAGAGACGCTAATCCAAAGCGGAGCGAGAAATGAGTTGGTGCAACTCAAAGGTTGCAACTACGTCCAAGGTACAGCACTCGGTgattcaattattgtttttccaTCCGCGGAAGAGGCTTCTGAAGGTGACTCATTCTTCTGCAGACTCTTGTAAGTTTATTTCACTTCGAGATAGTTCCAGCTCATTCAAGGTAACATACACTCTCATTCAGTTTTGATGGCTCCTCTTACACACCAACGATGGTATTCAACGACGAGAAGAACTGGTGCCATTGCAAAGTAACATCTAACAAACGAAGGCAGCTAGCACGCACAATAACTGA
It encodes:
- the LOC135936519 gene encoding uncharacterized protein LOC135936519 isoform X2 is translated as MEREPVQDQAASEKDQFVIAANELLEPNYFEVVIDQGDVAGDGTMEGGQGAVDCADPLDDPNPDAAALQDFDPFIDSPPSECRNSPVLAPAKIDDSRKWASLEIKIADNEIQRIVIQKKIADLEQRIEVLKKENEASKKIVASASSANSTTPSASQVVSVHSLESAIAKQVALVEDPYMLNMLRIEQRVTNEGWENVLLVNPNVRVNV